The Vibrio bathopelagicus genomic sequence GCGTGGATCGATAAAGACACGCCTGCAGAAGATGAAGGTAAATTTGGTCCTCTTACCGCACAGTTCACACCTGTGATTGTCAATGAGTTGTCGCGTCGTCAACGCCGCGCAACACAGGAAGCGATCGCGAAACAAAAAGCGCTAGAGAAGTTACATACTGCTGAGCAAATGACGACCTTGGGTCAATTAGCTGCAGGGATTGCTCATGAACTTAACAACGCTATTGGTGTAGTAAATAGTAAATCTGGTCGACTTGAAACGGTCATCATGGATCTGCTTGAAGAAGTGCATCCTGAAGCCAGTCAATTTTTCGATTTTGGGTTAATGCATGGTCAGAAAACGTCGTCGTTAGAAGCACGAACACGTGGGCGACAATTTGAAAGAAAATATGGTTTAGACAAAAACATTGCTCGCTCTCTTGCAAAGGCGATTCCAATTGACGCTTTATCTGCAACAGACGTTATTTCAAAGCATTGGCTGAAAAAACCAGAAGAAGCGATTCGTTTTTGGCAGATGGGCTGTGATTTACATGATTTACGTTTGGCATCTAGACACACCGTCGGCATCGTAAAATCGGTTAAACAACTTGGCAGAGTTGATATTGACACCGAAGAAGCGGTTGATATTAACGACTCCATTAACCATGCCTTATCGTTGTTACAAAGTGAGTTACGTAGAGTGTCTGTGCGATTGAGCCCAGCAGATTTGCCGACTTTTAAAGGCTCGAAAACAGAGCTTGTTCAGATTTGGGTCAACATTGTAAAGAATGCTTGTGATGCAATGTCGAATTCAGACGATGCTGCAATAGAAATTCAAACCAGATTAAGTAAGAAAAGAATATTAGTTACGATCGCGAATAACGGCCCTGAGATAGACGAGGTGACTCGTAGAAAGGTATTTCAGCCCAACTTCACCACTAAAAAAGGTGGTTTATCGTTTGGATTGGGCTTGGGTTTATCAATAGTTAAGCGGATTGTGGCGGGTTATGGCGGAAGTGTCATTGTGAAAAGTGATGCTTCTAAAACTGTATTTAGAATCAAGTTACCAATAGAGGGTGAACATGGAGAAGCTTAATTTAATCTGTGTCGATGACCAGAGAGAAGTACTGAGCGCAGTGATACAAGATTTAGAGCCGCTGGCGAGTTGGCTGAATATTGAAGATTGTGAATCAGCGCAAGAAGTGCTTGATCTCATTGATGAACTTGACGCAGAAGGCGAACACATTACCGTCATCGTGTCTGATCATGTGATGCCAGGGAAAACGGGTGTGGAGTTACTCACTGAAGTGTCCCATGACAGCCGCTTTGCGAATACAAAGAAAATTCTTCTTACGGGGCAGGCCACTCATACTGATACCATCAATGCGATTAATGCAGCAGGCATCGACCGTTACTTTGAAAAGCCTTGGCAAGCAAGCACATTAGTTGAGTGCATTCGAACTCTTGTCACTGAGTACATATTTGATCAAGGGCTTGATTACACGGACTATCAGAATGAGCTTGACCAGCAGGTTGTGTTGAGACGCTTACGCTAGTCACTTATGTTAGCGACTTACATGAGTCACTAATGCAAGTCGCTTGAAATTGTATGCACCGAAGGACGCTTTCTGAAGGATTTTTTCTTTGAAAGATGTAATCTTTCGGTGCATATATTACCTATCTCTTTTAGTCGTTCAGGTTTTAGTACTCAGTTATTAACACACTGGTTGCTGGCTTAAGTCTAAAACTTATACGCTACGCCAACAGGCGCATTGTGTTTTTTTCACGAACGATTCCCTGAACATACAGCAGAGCTAAAATGTGTCGCAGAATATCATTGTCGTTTGTTAGAAAAGTAAGTCGAGATTATTCAAAAGTGATTCCTAACGCGTGGTATTTGAAGTTCTAAGTCAGATCGGTATTTACAACGTAAAGGACTAGGCTTTTCACGGCTTACTGCACAATAATGCATTCGCCCACAAGTGGGGGTTTATAGTCAGTAGGATTTGAAAATGAGTGAGATTGCTCGCTTTATATCTGGTGAAGCGCCGGATAAGTTTGGTCGAAATATAAAACAGTTGTTAGCTTATAATCATTTTTGGTTGGAGCATGACCATAAGTACATTCAAGTCTTTTTCCCAATAGATGAAGGGGCTAAGTTTAATCAACATGCACCGTTGGTTACTCAAGAAGACAGGGCGATTTTTGCTAATTCAGAAGCTCTTCGCACTGCACATCTACAAGTGCTTGACCTGATGCTTGAGTTTTGGGGCATGCAGCGAGATGGAAGTGAAATATCTTCATTGTTGTCACTTGGTCCAACGAACCATGTATGGTTGAAAAATCATGACCATAACCAACTTCGACTAACACGAACCATTCGCAGTTTATACTTGTTAGGCAATGAAGAGGTTGCAACCAACTTATGTGACTTCTTGATCGCAGCGGCCAATGAAACGGGTTCTGTCTCTGATAAAACAGTGCAATATTGGCGTAATGCGTTAAATGGTTAGAAGTCCAATTTAACCAGTGGGTTAACACAGTATTTTACAGGGAAGGAGACTCAGGATGAGTAAAGGTTTTAAAGGTTCGTGTTTGTGTGGAAGTGTACGTTTTTCCGTTGAAGGGTTCAGCGAAAAAGCGGCCAACTGTCATTGTTCAATGTGCCGAAAATTTCACGGCGCCGCTTTTGGTACGTTAGTTGGTGTGCAAGACTTGATCTGGCTTTCAGGCAAAGATCGACTCAAAGAGTTTGTCGCACCAAACGGCACAATACGAACCTTCTGCTCCAACTGTGGTTCAAGTTTAGGCTTCAGAGTACAAGGTGAACCTTTAGAAAATATCGAACTTGCAAACGCGACATTCGACGTGGATATTCCAGTCAAAATCGATGCTCAGATCTACACCAACTACAAATCTAACTGGTGTGAATTACAGCCAGATTTACAGATGTATTCAGAAGGGCGAACAAGCTAGTTGAGCTTTCAATTCAGCTCAATTAATAATAAGTGTTTAAGCTGCAGGGTTAGGTGTGTTAACCATTGCTTTGCGCTGTACTCGTTCTCGGAGGAGAAATGAAAATATCTTTAATGACAGACGTTAGTTTTCCGCTGAACAGCTAAGTTGTTCACATCTTTATCATACTGTATTGCCGAGAAGAATAATGGACAGTCGTATCCAATTAAATCTTATTAAATATGTATTTTCAGAGTTGTCATTTATTGCTGTTGCACTGGTGCTTGTCTATTGGCTCTCAGGTGGTGATCGTTCATTACTGCAAACTATTGGGCTGATATCTTGCGTAGCGGCAGCAGCAAAAATCTTAACGTTATGGTGGCAATTCCGCGGTAGCTCATTTGAAGTATCAGGCGGTCATTTACGTTTTAATGGTTTTGCTTGCGACATAGCTTTGAAAAGTAGTTTCTTACCTCGTGAAGTCGGGTCAGTCGTAAAGCTTTCTTACACGGTAGATACTATGCAAAAACGTAATATTCACCTTCCCAAGTGCGTATTGAGTCCTGACGATTGGACGTTAATTTTGACACTACGAACATAGGAATTTGTTCAATGATTATTTGGAACAGCGCTTTCCCACCTCTGATCTCAGTACCACAGGGGTGCAGTAGACCCTCGATAAGGGAGCCGATATTATTCTCTAGGCGTATACGTTAGAAAGAACCTGAAGGAAGCAATGAAAATAACGACATTGGTAGATAATACCCGATTAGATGAAAGGAAAGATTTAGCCGTTGAGCGAGGGCTGTCACTGCATATTGAAACTGAATGGTCAAAGATATTATTCGATATGGGAAGTGGCAGTACGTTTTGCCAAAATGCTGCTCTATTGGATGTTGATATTGAAGATGTCGATTTAGCCATTATATCACACAGACACCATGATCATTGCAATGGCACTGCCGCTTTTGTTGAGCATAATTCCAAAGCGAAAGTGTATTTAAAAAACTGCGAAGAAAAGAATTATTACTTTCGATCTTATGGATTTAAAAGTGATGTTGGTATCAATGCAGAGCTCCTCAAAAATAATAATGATCGGTTAGCCTTCATCAATAAAACGACTGAAGTTGCCCCAAATGTTTTTGCCGTCACTGATATTAGCTCGAAGCATGAGAAGCCAAAGGGAAACCAATATCTTTATACAAAATCTCAACATGGATGGGAGCAAGACTCGTTCGATCATGAATTACTATTAGTAATCAAAGAGTGTGATGGCTTAGTGATATTCACGGGTTGTGCGCACAGTGGCGTTCTCAATATGGTTGAGACTGCGATGGATCTTTTCCCTGGAGAGAAGATTAAGGCGGTTGTTGGGGGCTTTCATCTCGTTGGGTTACCGATCTTCGATAGTATCGGTGGAACAAAGCAAGACATCAAAGACCTCGGACTTGCACTATCACAATATCCAATTGATAAACTTTACACTGGGCACTGTACCGGCCAGAAGGCTTATGGTTTGTTGAAAGAAGTGCTTGGAGACCGTCTGGAGGCAATGCCTACAGGCAGATGTATTGAGGTGTAGTGCAATGAGTACGCAAAGAAAAACAGGCAGAACATCAGGTCGATGTGGTTAGAAAAGGTGTTTGACCTAGAGGCAGATTGATAACTAAGTACTGAAAGTTGATTCCTATTGCTTGGCATTTCTAGCCCTTAATGGTTTTACTGCGAAGGTGTTTTACGTAAGGTTCAGATTTGTGTTGGTTTACGACTGAGTTGGGCGTTATATTGGTCTTAGGAACAATATTAAACAGGAAGTAGTATGAACTTGGATAAAGCTAAAAAACGTATCGCTAAACAGGTCAAAAAGGGATTCAACGGTTATCCTAAAATCACTCTAGCGTACTATGGAGCGACGAAAGAATGCGCGACTGAAGTGGCTGTTCAATTCACGTTAGGCGAGGGCGATGGTGTCCAAGAAGAGCGCTTCTCATGTGAAACTGAAATCAGAGACAATGAGCTAATTCAAACGACCTTATTAAAAATAATCGAGAGAGCGAACGCTAACTCAGTGATCGAGGTTGAAGGCGTCACCGTTCTATAGTTTTTGTGTAGCAGCGCTGGTTGATGATGGGATGGTTTACATCAGGT encodes the following:
- a CDS encoding ATP-binding protein; the encoded protein is MYQQKLEALIDRYFNHVERRVTCCAGNTIIEQSALNTRLYYVLSGELEGFYSDANTPQVRVFSAGSGAFIGVHSFFSGNWTASSTVVAKTDVELAWIDKDTPAEDEGKFGPLTAQFTPVIVNELSRRQRRATQEAIAKQKALEKLHTAEQMTTLGQLAAGIAHELNNAIGVVNSKSGRLETVIMDLLEEVHPEASQFFDFGLMHGQKTSSLEARTRGRQFERKYGLDKNIARSLAKAIPIDALSATDVISKHWLKKPEEAIRFWQMGCDLHDLRLASRHTVGIVKSVKQLGRVDIDTEEAVDINDSINHALSLLQSELRRVSVRLSPADLPTFKGSKTELVQIWVNIVKNACDAMSNSDDAAIEIQTRLSKKRILVTIANNGPEIDEVTRRKVFQPNFTTKKGGLSFGLGLGLSIVKRIVAGYGGSVIVKSDASKTVFRIKLPIEGEHGEA
- a CDS encoding response regulator; its protein translation is MEKLNLICVDDQREVLSAVIQDLEPLASWLNIEDCESAQEVLDLIDELDAEGEHITVIVSDHVMPGKTGVELLTEVSHDSRFANTKKILLTGQATHTDTINAINAAGIDRYFEKPWQASTLVECIRTLVTEYIFDQGLDYTDYQNELDQQVVLRRLR
- a CDS encoding opioid growth factor receptor-related protein, producing the protein MSEIARFISGEAPDKFGRNIKQLLAYNHFWLEHDHKYIQVFFPIDEGAKFNQHAPLVTQEDRAIFANSEALRTAHLQVLDLMLEFWGMQRDGSEISSLLSLGPTNHVWLKNHDHNQLRLTRTIRSLYLLGNEEVATNLCDFLIAAANETGSVSDKTVQYWRNALNG
- a CDS encoding GFA family protein, which translates into the protein MSKGFKGSCLCGSVRFSVEGFSEKAANCHCSMCRKFHGAAFGTLVGVQDLIWLSGKDRLKEFVAPNGTIRTFCSNCGSSLGFRVQGEPLENIELANATFDVDIPVKIDAQIYTNYKSNWCELQPDLQMYSEGRTS
- a CDS encoding MBL fold metallo-hydrolase, which gives rise to MKITTLVDNTRLDERKDLAVERGLSLHIETEWSKILFDMGSGSTFCQNAALLDVDIEDVDLAIISHRHHDHCNGTAAFVEHNSKAKVYLKNCEEKNYYFRSYGFKSDVGINAELLKNNNDRLAFINKTTEVAPNVFAVTDISSKHEKPKGNQYLYTKSQHGWEQDSFDHELLLVIKECDGLVIFTGCAHSGVLNMVETAMDLFPGEKIKAVVGGFHLVGLPIFDSIGGTKQDIKDLGLALSQYPIDKLYTGHCTGQKAYGLLKEVLGDRLEAMPTGRCIEV